In Geminocystis sp. M7585_C2015_104, a genomic segment contains:
- the trpB gene encoding tryptophan synthase subunit beta, which translates to MVTRVTVSPTKTGIYSQVPDSFGRFGNYGGKYVPETLMPALAELETAYNKYKNDPDFQSELNQLLKDYVGRETPLYFAERLSQHYARPQDGFYPEIYLKREDLNHTGAHKINNALGQVLLARRMGKRRIIAETGAGQHGVATATVCARFGLECVIYMGVEDMERQKLNVFRMGLLGATVKPVAAGTGTLKDATSEAIRDWVTNVENTHYVLGSVAGPHPYPMMVRDFHRVIGRETRKQCLEKWGGLPDILMACVGGGSNAMGLFYEFVDEPTVRLIGVEAAGSGIETGKHAATLTHGTPGILHGALSYLLQDEEGQVLEAHSISAGLDYPGVGPEHSYLKDVGRAEYYCVTDQEALAAFQLVSRLEGIIPALETAHAFAYLETLCPQLQGKPRIVINCSGRGDKDVQTAAKYIEGLEL; encoded by the coding sequence GTGGTAACAAGAGTGACCGTCTCACCCACAAAAACCGGCATTTATAGTCAAGTACCAGATAGTTTCGGCAGATTCGGCAACTACGGCGGTAAATATGTCCCAGAAACCCTAATGCCCGCCCTGGCAGAGTTGGAAACTGCATACAACAAGTATAAAAACGACCCCGACTTCCAATCAGAATTAAACCAACTACTAAAAGACTACGTGGGTAGAGAAACCCCCCTTTATTTCGCCGAAAGACTTAGCCAACACTACGCCCGCCCCCAAGACGGCTTCTACCCAGAAATTTACCTCAAAAGGGAGGACCTAAACCACACAGGGGCTCATAAAATCAACAACGCCCTCGGACAAGTACTTCTGGCCAGAAGAATGGGCAAAAGGAGAATTATAGCTGAAACCGGTGCCGGACAACATGGTGTCGCTACAGCCACAGTCTGCGCCCGTTTTGGCCTGGAGTGCGTCATTTACATGGGCGTGGAAGACATGGAAAGACAAAAACTCAACGTTTTCCGCATGGGTTTGTTGGGTGCTACAGTAAAACCAGTGGCTGCAGGCACCGGCACCCTCAAAGATGCTACCTCCGAAGCCATCCGCGACTGGGTCACTAATGTGGAGAACACCCATTATGTCCTAGGCTCCGTCGCTGGCCCTCACCCCTACCCCATGATGGTAAGAGACTTTCATCGTGTTATCGGCAGGGAAACCCGAAAACAGTGCCTAGAAAAATGGGGCGGCCTCCCCGATATCCTCATGGCCTGTGTCGGTGGCGGCTCCAATGCTATGGGACTATTCTATGAATTTGTAGATGAGCCTACCGTCCGTCTCATCGGCGTAGAAGCGGCCGGCAGTGGCATCGAAACCGGAAAACATGCTGCCACCCTGACTCATGGCACCCCGGGCATACTACATGGCGCCCTCAGTTATCTGTTACAGGATGAGGAAGGACAAGTATTAGAGGCCCATTCCATCAGTGCTGGCCTGGACTACCCCGGCGTCGGCCCCGAACACAGCTATCTGAAAGATGTTGGTAGAGCTGAGTACTACTGCGTTACTGACCAGGAGGCCCTCGCCGCATTCCAACTAGTATCTAGGCTGGAAGGCATTATCCCGGCCCTGGAAACAGCCCACGCCTTTGCCTATCTAGAAACCCTTTGTCCCCAGCTGCAGGGCAAGCCCAGGATTGTTATAAACTGTTCCGGCCGGGGAGACAAGGATGTCCAAACCGCCGCCAAATATATCGAAGGCCTTGAACTATGA
- a CDS encoding NINE protein, which produces MSPLHGKKKLIAIILALLGTATPLSGLHKFYLGQPLWGVIYLLLAWQTPMVRIACAIDIVIYLLYPLSLFPANKNYSSSRITEASQITEVANAIRELERLRQEGLISEYEFEQKRRQLLQ; this is translated from the coding sequence ATGTCACCCCTTCATGGCAAAAAAAAATTAATTGCCATCATCCTAGCCCTTTTGGGCACTGCCACACCCCTTAGCGGTTTACACAAATTTTATCTCGGCCAGCCCCTCTGGGGTGTCATTTATCTACTCTTAGCTTGGCAAACCCCCATGGTTCGTATTGCCTGTGCCATTGACATTGTAATCTATCTTTTGTATCCCCTGAGTCTTTTTCCCGCCAACAAAAATTATTCTTCCTCCCGGATAACAGAAGCCTCTCAGATAACAGAAGTAGCCAACGCCATTAGGGAATTGGAAAGACTACGTCAAGAGGGTTTGATTTCCGAATACGAGTTTGAGCAAAAACGTCGTCAGCTACTCCAGTAG
- a CDS encoding phosphoketolase, giving the protein MSKEKFYKGIQYFKEELPYFDVYGKESAIGFNRTAIESPTDKKAVYQTLLAADALRYLTLHITASKESGHPGGFASIAEGIAALVMLGYKNIITEVGHHAPGFYSMVFLDRSLEKMGIYTVEELSERFREMHGLLGHLSGQIPGLLNPAGPLGQGQHFAMAAAFLHPNVLFPVTIGDGGLGEPYVMSSFAHFNTAYPHITNFLPILVWNGYSQEHHSMVSTKTNEEMVAYWRAHGFKEVILVDAKEFDDASQEGDYVDSTKFSWEKRLEFTQAVLTATDKAAKSALSGNLTVLIIKQLKGAGVHKTGSKSHNLYPGDSLDKDYIANALKERALTEEAWELVRTNFVRAGGGPNAEKAVTEFVYPLPELGELPLTEYAIGEKKVATTAMGEIIVHVGKKDPKFVITNADGNAASGINNVNMGLKIIHPTVDETYYQQPEGQVYEPLSEDACAGLAASLALLGGRSLWCSYESFAVNGLPIWQTVTQAMAELRRETPSTITLFTAGALEQGRNGWTHQRPEIENYLAAMMRNGNVFPLFPCDANSIQVCYEWALNTKNKGIIITASKTALPVLTTFQQTREALDRGGVIIHQSEGKGKVVFAVVGDMILQPVLAAARILEGEGIGVKVVSVISPRRLYRPTDVAWESSMAADGLFLDHEGFEELFGGDVLIGVTGGGSAMLEPVLLRSKLPRDVFAWKRGETTATAAQLMAYNGLTGEALAKRAKELL; this is encoded by the coding sequence ATGAGTAAAGAGAAGTTCTATAAGGGGATTCAGTATTTTAAGGAAGAACTGCCCTATTTTGATGTATATGGTAAAGAGAGTGCTATAGGTTTTAATCGGACTGCTATTGAATCACCAACGGACAAAAAAGCGGTATATCAAACCCTATTGGCGGCAGACGCCCTCCGCTATCTTACTTTGCACATAACTGCCAGTAAGGAGTCAGGGCACCCGGGGGGCTTTGCTAGTATTGCGGAGGGGATAGCGGCTCTAGTTATGTTGGGATACAAGAATATTATCACAGAGGTAGGACACCATGCCCCTGGCTTTTATAGTATGGTGTTCTTGGATCGCTCCCTGGAGAAAATGGGGATATACACAGTAGAGGAGCTGAGCGAGCGTTTTCGGGAAATGCATGGCCTTTTGGGTCATTTATCGGGGCAAATACCAGGTTTGCTAAATCCGGCAGGGCCACTGGGGCAGGGACAACATTTTGCTATGGCAGCCGCTTTCTTACATCCTAACGTCCTCTTCCCGGTTACCATCGGGGATGGAGGGTTGGGTGAGCCGTATGTTATGAGTAGTTTTGCCCACTTCAACACGGCTTATCCCCACATTACTAATTTCCTACCCATTTTAGTGTGGAATGGTTACTCCCAGGAACACCATAGCATGGTATCCACCAAAACTAATGAGGAAATGGTGGCCTACTGGCGCGCCCATGGGTTTAAGGAGGTCATCCTGGTGGATGCGAAGGAGTTTGATGATGCCTCTCAGGAGGGAGACTATGTAGACAGCACTAAGTTTTCTTGGGAAAAGCGTTTGGAATTCACCCAGGCGGTGTTGACTGCTACTGATAAAGCGGCCAAGAGTGCTTTGAGTGGTAATCTTACCGTATTAATCATTAAACAACTGAAGGGGGCAGGGGTGCACAAAACGGGATCTAAATCTCATAATCTCTACCCAGGTGATAGTCTAGATAAGGACTATATAGCCAATGCCCTAAAGGAAAGGGCTTTAACAGAAGAGGCATGGGAGTTGGTGCGTACTAATTTTGTCCGTGCGGGGGGTGGGCCAAATGCGGAAAAGGCTGTGACAGAATTTGTATATCCTTTGCCCGAATTAGGGGAATTACCCCTCACTGAATATGCCATTGGGGAAAAGAAGGTGGCCACCACGGCCATGGGGGAGATTATAGTCCATGTAGGCAAAAAAGATCCTAAGTTTGTAATTACTAATGCTGACGGCAATGCCGCCTCGGGGATAAACAACGTCAACATGGGTTTAAAAATCATCCACCCCACTGTGGATGAGACTTATTATCAACAACCAGAGGGACAGGTATATGAGCCCTTGAGTGAAGATGCTTGTGCGGGTCTAGCAGCCAGTTTAGCACTTTTGGGGGGTCGGAGTCTCTGGTGTTCCTACGAGTCTTTTGCAGTAAACGGGCTGCCCATCTGGCAAACTGTAACCCAGGCAATGGCGGAGTTGAGGCGGGAAACCCCTTCTACCATAACACTTTTTACTGCAGGGGCCTTGGAACAGGGGCGTAACGGTTGGACCCACCAACGCCCTGAAATTGAAAACTACTTAGCAGCTATGATGCGTAATGGGAATGTGTTTCCTCTTTTCCCCTGCGATGCTAATAGTATTCAGGTGTGTTATGAGTGGGCTCTAAACACCAAGAATAAGGGGATTATTATCACTGCTAGCAAGACTGCCTTACCGGTATTGACTACCTTCCAGCAAACCAGAGAAGCCTTGGATAGGGGCGGGGTAATCATACACCAGTCTGAAGGCAAGGGGAAGGTGGTTTTTGCAGTGGTGGGGGATATGATTTTGCAACCAGTGTTGGCGGCGGCAAGAATTCTAGAAGGTGAGGGAATTGGCGTGAAGGTAGTGTCGGTGATTAGCCCTCGTCGTTTGTATCGGCCTACAGATGTGGCTTGGGAAAGCAGTATGGCGGCGGATGGCCTTTTCCTAGACCATGAGGGGTTTGAGGAGTTATTTGGGGGGGATGTGCTGATTGGGGTTACCGGTGGTGGCAGTGCTATGTTGGAGCCTGTATTATTACGTAGTAAGCTCCCGAGGGATGTGTTTGCGTGGAAGCGGGGGGAAACCACTGCTACTGCGGCTCAGTTAATGGCCTATAATGGTCTAACAGGGGAGGCTTTGGCCAAAAGGGCAAAAGAGTTGTTGTAG
- a CDS encoding response regulator transcription factor — protein MEKKWENPVLSDRELEIIELVATGLTNQDIAKKLDISKRTVDNHISNILTKTKTENRVELVRWALQWGKICIDQVNCCSLPRREES, from the coding sequence ATGGAAAAGAAGTGGGAAAACCCTGTCCTATCAGACAGAGAGTTGGAAATCATTGAACTGGTTGCTACTGGCCTAACCAATCAAGACATTGCCAAAAAACTAGACATCAGCAAACGGACAGTGGACAACCATATCAGCAATATCCTAACCAAAACTAAAACCGAAAACCGCGTAGAATTAGTCCGTTGGGCACTACAATGGGGCAAAATCTGCATCGACCAGGTCAACTGTTGTAGTCTCCCACGCCGTGAGGAATCCTAA
- a CDS encoding DUF1825 family protein gives MGFFDSEVVQQEAKKLFEDYQALIKLGANYGKFDREGKKIFIEKMEEVMERYRIFMKRFELSDDFMARMAIEQLKTNLGQFGMTLEKVFEQLHCTLERMKAEIE, from the coding sequence ATGGGATTTTTCGATTCAGAGGTAGTACAACAAGAGGCCAAAAAGTTGTTTGAGGATTATCAAGCCCTCATAAAATTGGGGGCCAACTATGGCAAATTTGATCGGGAAGGCAAGAAGATTTTCATAGAGAAAATGGAAGAAGTAATGGAGCGTTATAGGATTTTTATGAAGCGTTTTGAATTGTCAGATGACTTTATGGCCAGGATGGCTATCGAACAATTAAAGACAAATTTGGGTCAGTTTGGCATGACGCTGGAAAAAGTTTTTGAACAACTGCACTGCACTTTGGAGAGAATGAAAGCAGAAATAGAATGA
- a CDS encoding AEC family transporter, whose protein sequence is MDIILQAVVPVGFIIVLGYIAGKRLDLDSSTLSQLSVYILAPALVTDSFYRSSVYGSVGIGFLLGYGIISLILYGAIVFFCRIFRLPREFRRNLFAILLCPNNGNMGLSIVAFAFGQDGLQRAIIYMIGSSILLFGILPALLKGESFLKSLNTIFRLPLIWAMLIGIGLQITHVALPFNLGKSIEWLGISSIPIALIILGIQLSRTAIVFNLTQFLASVVKLLFAPFLAYFVGLWLGFKGLDLQVFVIQTAMPTAVNTAVMVEEFGGDTILVSRTIILSTLLSFITIPLVILLVSPLSPSS, encoded by the coding sequence ATGGACATTATTCTTCAGGCAGTTGTGCCAGTGGGATTTATTATTGTATTAGGTTATATTGCGGGTAAAAGACTAGATTTAGATTCCTCCACACTGTCTCAATTGAGTGTTTATATTTTGGCACCGGCGTTAGTAACTGACAGTTTTTATCGCAGTTCGGTATATGGGAGTGTGGGTATAGGTTTTCTGTTGGGTTATGGGATTATATCTTTAATTCTGTACGGGGCAATAGTGTTTTTTTGTAGGATTTTTAGGTTACCGAGGGAATTCCGGCGGAATTTGTTTGCTATTCTTCTTTGTCCTAACAATGGGAATATGGGACTTTCTATTGTTGCCTTTGCCTTTGGACAGGACGGTCTACAAAGGGCTATTATTTACATGATTGGCTCGAGTATTCTGCTTTTTGGGATTCTACCGGCCCTGTTAAAGGGGGAGTCTTTTCTCAAGAGTCTCAACACCATTTTCCGACTTCCCCTGATTTGGGCTATGCTGATAGGCATTGGACTTCAAATAACTCATGTTGCCCTTCCCTTTAATTTGGGCAAGAGTATTGAGTGGTTGGGCATATCTTCTATTCCCATCGCTTTGATTATTCTCGGTATTCAGCTGAGTCGTACTGCTATTGTATTCAATTTAACCCAGTTTTTGGCCAGTGTGGTCAAACTGTTGTTTGCCCCTTTCTTGGCCTATTTTGTGGGTCTTTGGCTAGGGTTTAAAGGCCTAGACCTACAGGTATTTGTAATACAAACTGCCATGCCCACTGCAGTTAATACTGCCGTCATGGTAGAGGAGTTTGGTGGCGATACTATTCTTGTTTCCCGCACTATTATTCTTTCTACTCTTCTCAGTTTTATCACTATTCCCTTGGTTATTCTCCTTGTTTCTCCTCTTTCTCCTTCCTCCTAA
- a CDS encoding DUF760 domain-containing protein has product MNYTGNNPNKFFYQGETQHNSLLEYIQSLSPEVISQLSKPQTPEVFQIMERNIIGMLGTLPSEHFGVVVSTSRENLGRLLASAMMSGYFLRNAEQRMQFERALRAMDRAGEEDFSAGNDNREEGAK; this is encoded by the coding sequence ATGAACTACACTGGCAATAATCCCAATAAATTCTTCTACCAAGGAGAAACACAACATAATAGTCTGTTGGAGTACATCCAATCCCTCAGCCCCGAGGTTATAAGCCAGTTGTCGAAGCCACAAACCCCCGAGGTTTTTCAAATCATGGAGCGTAATATAATTGGAATGTTAGGTACTCTGCCCTCCGAGCATTTCGGGGTAGTGGTAAGCACAAGTAGAGAAAACCTGGGGAGACTGTTGGCGTCAGCAATGATGAGCGGGTACTTCTTGCGTAATGCGGAACAGAGAATGCAATTTGAAAGGGCTTTGAGGGCGATGGATAGAGCGGGGGAAGAGGACTTTTCTGCCGGCAACGACAACCGTGAGGAAGGGGCAAAATAA
- a CDS encoding DUF427 domain-containing protein, with product MAGRGQRPVLKPGEEWVWDYPRPPRVERFTGRIEVIFAGEKIADTTDSYRVLETSHPPVYYIPPVDLRMECLKQCGGYSFCEWKGVAHYYDVVVGERQARRAAWCYPNPTKAFRDIAGYVAFYAGMMDGCYVNGERVKPQPGGFYGGWITSNIIGPFKGEEGTEGW from the coding sequence ATGGCAGGAAGAGGACAACGGCCGGTATTAAAGCCGGGAGAGGAGTGGGTTTGGGATTATCCTCGGCCACCGCGGGTGGAGAGGTTTACGGGGAGGATAGAGGTGATTTTTGCGGGGGAGAAGATAGCGGATACAACAGACAGTTACAGGGTGTTAGAGACGTCTCACCCGCCAGTGTACTATATACCGCCTGTGGACCTTCGGATGGAGTGTCTAAAGCAGTGTGGGGGGTATTCTTTTTGCGAGTGGAAGGGAGTTGCCCACTATTATGATGTGGTGGTAGGGGAAAGACAGGCCAGACGTGCTGCGTGGTGCTACCCGAATCCCACGAAGGCATTTAGAGACATAGCGGGTTATGTAGCCTTTTATGCGGGGATGATGGATGGGTGTTATGTGAATGGGGAGAGGGTAAAACCCCAGCCGGGTGGTTTTTATGGAGGTTGGATTACTAGCAATATCATCGGGCCTTTCAAGGGGGAGGAGGGGACGGAGGGGTGGTAG